The genomic interval TCTGCTTTAACCTGTAATGATATGAACCCGTTGTTAGTCCTCGTTCTGTGAAAGTATAATTCTGTGGTGTGTTTGTTGTTCCGTGTCCTTCTATATATCCTATCCTTTTCCATCCTGCGCCGAATGAATTTCTTTCAATTTCAAATCCCTTATTATTTTCTTCCTGCACAGTGCTCCAGTTAAGAGTTACATTTTGTTTATCTGTTAATGCAACGAATGAAGTCAGCTCAACCGGAAGCGGAATTACAGTAGAGTTTAAATATACTCTAACAAACGCAGTAATTATGGAGGCTGAAATTAAATCATTTGTTCCGTCTAAGTTAATATCTCCAAATCCTATTGCAGAATTGCTGCTGCTCGTAGAAATTGTTGATTTTGAAAAAATTGGTGTTGTTGTGCCGGTTGAAGTTGTGTTCATAAGGCAGGACAGGCTTAGAGAACCGTTGCCCCCGCCTAATAAAATATCCGGTTTTCCGTCTCCATTGATATCTGTAATTTTTATTCTGCCGTTATCTACAAAGAAATCTGTTTTTGCCGGAAATGAAGGAGTAGTTGAGCCAATAGTAGTATTATTTAAAAATACTGAGCATACTCCTGTTTGATATACCGTTATAATATCCGGCTTTCCGTCGCCGTTAATATCTCCGCTTGCTATATTTACCACTTTATTAGTAGTTGTAACTGTAGTTGCTGCGCTAAAGGTAGGAGTAGAAGCGCCGGGAGTTGTTGTGTTAAGAAAAATCTGCATCTCAAAAAAATTATTAATGCCTACTGCAATATCTACCTTGCCGTCTCCGTTAAAGTCAGCTACTGTTACATCATTCGGAAATGCATCGGTTGCGATATCTTTGCTTCCGAATGATGCAGTATTGCTGCCGGGAGTTGTAGTGTTCAGGCATACTGTTATATTGGATGAGCCATTGTTTGCCACTACTACATCCGGTTTACCGTCTCCGTTGAAATCTCCTGTTGTAAGAAAACGCGGGTTTGTGCCCACCGTAAAATTTGCTGCATTTCCGAATACTGCCGTTGTTGCTCCCGGAGCCATTGTATTCATAAAGACAGAAAAATTACCTGACGTATTATTGCTGCTTATAATATCACTTTGTCCGTCTAGATTAACATCGGCTAATACAATTCCGTATTGAGAAGTTAACCCAAGTTTCTCGTATGCAGCTGCAAATGTCGGCGTAGATGCACCTATCGGAGTAGTATTTAAAAATGTTGCAATGCCCCAGATTGGCATAGAAACAACTACATCCGGTTTTCCATCTAAATTTAAGTCTGCAATATCAATCTGATTAGCCGAACTCGTTAAATTAACTACAGTAGCGCCTCCAAAGGATGCGGTAGCGCCGAGAGTCATCGTGTTTATTATTACTTTTACATCTGTAGTAGAAATACCTACAAAATCTAACTTCCCGTCTCCGTTTAAATCCACACATTCCCCGTATCGGACGGAAGACGCGGTTAAAAATTTCTTTGTATGAAAAGTTACAGAAGATGAGCCCGGAGATGTTGTATCTAAATACACAAAGACACTTCCCCCTCCGACAATATCAGGCAAGCCGTCATTGTTTATATCGGCTGCTTTGCCCCAGTAAATTTGAGGACTTGCAGTAAAATCAGTCTTAGGAGAAAATACGGGAGTTGTTGCATTAACGGCAGTAGTATTCAGCAAAACTGAATACGTTCCGCTTGTGAAATTTGTAACCAATAAATCGGTAAGCCCGTCATGATTAAAATCACCTGTGCTTACATCAATCGGATTTGTACCTGTAGTGAAATCAACTTTGGCAGCAAAAGATATAGTAGAGCTGTTTATTGTTGTTTTATTTAATAAAACTGAAACTGTGCTGCTCAGCTGATTGGTGACAATTATATCAGGTAAACCGTCATTATTTATATCGGCTGTTGTTAATCCTGATGAAAGAGAACCGGTTGCAAAAGTTACCTGAGTGGCAAAACTTGGTGTTGATGAACCGATGGAAGTTGTATTTCTTAATACTGAAACCGTTGAGGCAGTAGAGTTTGCTACAACAATATCAAGCTTTCCATCGCAATTTATATCAGCATAGGTGAGATATGCCGGAAAACTTCCTGTTGTGAAAGTAGTGCCCGATGAAAATGTTGGAGTCGATGCCCCCGGAGTTGTTGTGTTAAAAAAAACTTTTACATAAGTGCTGGTTTGATGAGCAACTACAATATCAGGTTTTCCGTCACCGTTAAAATCTGCTGCAATTACCTGCTGCGGTACTGTTCCTGTATTGAAATTAGTTCCTGCTGTAAAAGAGGGAGTTGTTGAACCGGCTGTTGTTGTATTCAAACAGACGGTAATTGTATTATTTGTTGAACTTGTAAAAACTATGTCCTTTTTCCCGTCGCAGTTAAAATCAGCGCATGCAACGCCTAAGATACTTGGGACAGAAGCTATAATTGTTTCATCTGTAAATGAAACCTGCGCATTAACTTTGCCGAAAATTACTAAAGATAAAAAAACTAAAACTGCAAACAGCCTTGGGGTTTTAAATGTCCTTTTCATAGGGGTGAAAATTTTATTTAATAAATTTTATTTAATTAAATTTTATCAAAATTATATTTTTGCTATATTCGGTGCAAAAAGAAATTTTTTAAAATTCACGAGTAAAACCGGCATGATTTTTTTCATATCATTTTGTTTTTCAATAGTTTAACTATTCAATTATTCATCCTTATGCTCCCCCTGCAATCTGTAGAAATACTTAGAAAACTTGATAAAAAAGAGCTGAAACGTTTCGGCGATTTTCTTTCCTCCCCTTACTTTAATAATTCCGATTTAATTCTCAGGATTTTTGATGCTGTAAAAAAAGAGCATCCGGAGTTTGACGGAAAGTTTCTGCAAAGCGAAAAAATATTCAAAAAGCTTTATCCCGGTGAAGAGTTTAAAGAAACCAGAATTCAGAATCTGTACTCTGAGTTTGGCGGACTGCTTAAAAAATTTATGGGTTATGAAAGAATTGAATCAAAAAAATCAGAGCTTGATATTTTTATTGCTGAAGCCCTGACAAAGAGAGATTTGAATGATATTTCGAACAAAATCATTTTAAGAAGTTTAAGCAGTTATGAAGACGGCTCACTTTATATTCCAAATTCTTTTGTCCGCCTCCACCGGTTAAACCAAAATTATTTACATAATCTGGACTCACTAAGGCAGCAGGATACGGAAGAATATCTGAACATACAGATAAACGGACAAAAAAATCTTCTTATATTTTTTCTGACATCTTTTCTGGAAATGTGTTTAACAAATTCAATAAATAACAGACTCTTCGACTGGAAAAAAAATAAAATAGAATCATTTCTGGAAGCAATTAATTTTGAAAAAGTTTTAGAATATATCGGCGATAATTTCCCTGAATACAAAACCTTTATCAAAACAATTTACCTTATATATTATTACACCGAACATCCTATAACTCCGGAACAATATTATGAACTGAAAAGCGGTGTTCTGGAAATTATGGATAAAGTACACAGAAATGATAAATTGTTTTTTATTGTCAGAACAATTCAGATAATACTCGCTAAACTTGTTCAGATAGACAGAAGAACTTTCTACAGGGAAATATTTGAGCTGAGTAAAATATTCAGTGAGCAGCAGATTTTCCCCAATGAAGTTTTAAAAAATCTCGCAATCGGTCCCTTCCGCGATATGTTTACAGTTGCAATTATTTTAAATGAATATGACTGGGCTGAAAATTTTGTAAATGAATATTCGCAGTATCTGAATGAGGAAAAACGGGAGAACGAATTGAACTACTCTATGGGAGTTTTAAGTTTTAAAAGAAATGATTTTGAAGCCTCGCTGAGTTACTTCAATAAATTACAGCTTCACGATATTATAGAAAAAGTTAATGTGAGATTTTATTACATGATGAACTATATAGAGCTAAAAGCTTATGAAAGCGCTCTGGCTTCATTAAATACTATCAGACAATTTTATACAGATAGAGCGGAAGAGATTCCGGAAATGTTTGCAGTGCTCATTCCCAATGCGCTGAAATATTTTGGAATAGTCATTAAAGCAGAAGAGAAGGACGAGAAGATTGAAAGATATTTAATTGATGAAGCAAAAAAAAGCGGAAGATTTTATCATGTGAAATATGTTCTGGATAAAATGGAAAAACGGGCTGGGTAGGATTTCCTGT from Bacteroidota bacterium carries:
- a CDS encoding T9SS type A sorting domain-containing protein, producing MKRTFKTPRLFAVLVFLSLVIFGKVNAQVSFTDETIIASVPSILGVACADFNCDGKKDIVFTSSTNNTITVCLNTTTAGSTTPSFTAGTNFNTGTVPQQVIAADFNGDGKPDIVVAHQTSTYVKVFFNTTTPGASTPTFSSGTTFTTGSFPAYLTYADINCDGKLDIVVANSTASTVSVLRNTTSIGSSTPSFATQVTFATGSLSSGLTTADINNDGLPDIIVTNQLSSTVSVLLNKTTINSSTISFAAKVDFTTGTNPIDVSTGDFNHDGLTDLLVTNFTSGTYSVLLNTTAVNATTPVFSPKTDFTASPQIYWGKAADINNDGLPDIVGGGSVFVYLDTTSPGSSSVTFHTKKFLTASSVRYGECVDLNGDGKLDFVGISTTDVKVIINTMTLGATASFGGATVVNLTSSANQIDIADLNLDGKPDVVVSMPIWGIATFLNTTPIGASTPTFAAAYEKLGLTSQYGIVLADVNLDGQSDIISSNNTSGNFSVFMNTMAPGATTAVFGNAANFTVGTNPRFLTTGDFNGDGKPDVVVANNGSSNITVCLNTTTPGSNTASFGSKDIATDAFPNDVTVADFNGDGKVDIAVGINNFFEMQIFLNTTTPGASTPTFSAATTVTTTNKVVNIASGDINGDGKPDIITVYQTGVCSVFLNNTTIGSTTPSFPAKTDFFVDNGRIKITDINGDGKPDILLGGGNGSLSLSCLMNTTSTGTTTPIFSKSTISTSSSNSAIGFGDINLDGTNDLISASIITAFVRVYLNSTVIPLPVELTSFVALTDKQNVTLNWSTVQEENNKGFEIERNSFGAGWKRIGYIEGHGTTNTPQNYTFTERGLTTGSYHYRLKQIDYNGNYEYHELNSEIIIGVPSKFALAQNYPNPFNPSTIINYQLANNSFVSIKIFDISGREVSSLVNEVKDAGYYSVQFDAKSLPSGTYFYKLSTDKFSDVKKMVVVK